In the genome of Candidatus Poribacteria bacterium, one region contains:
- the rpsQ gene encoding 30S ribosomal protein S17, whose translation MDKTVAVEIVRTYQHPLYKKIVRSSTKILAHDEQNTCRVGDLVQVVEVRPLSRRKRWKVRQVVSKTESIDA comes from the coding sequence ATGGATAAAACCGTCGCCGTTGAAATTGTTCGGACTTATCAGCATCCCCTTTATAAGAAAATTGTGAGAAGTTCCACAAAGATTCTGGCTCACGACGAGCAGAATACATGTCGTGTCGGCGATCTCGTCCAAGTTGTTGAAGTTCGCCCGCTCAGTCGTCGTAAACGGTGGAAAGTTCGCCAGGTCGTCTCCAAAACA
- the rpmC gene encoding 50S ribosomal protein L29 → MTANELRNKSSEELENDLQDFKDTAFNIKFRSILGQLEDTSQLKKGKKDIARIHTILRLRELGIEESP, encoded by the coding sequence ATGACCGCTAATGAGTTGCGCAACAAATCATCTGAGGAGTTAGAAAACGACCTTCAAGATTTTAAGGACACTGCGTTTAATATCAAGTTCCGAAGCATACTAGGGCAACTTGAAGATACATCCCAATTAAAAAAGGGCAAGAAGGATATCGCACGGATTCATACGATTCTTCGGCTACGTGAACTCGGAATCGAAGAGTCACCATAA